Proteins encoded in a region of the Orcinus orca chromosome X, mOrcOrc1.1, whole genome shotgun sequence genome:
- the LOC101285062 gene encoding small integral membrane protein 12-like: MWPVLWTVVSTYAPYVTFPVAFVVGALGYHLEWFIRGKDPQPVEEEKSISERREDRKLDELLGKDHTQVVSLKDKLELAPKAVLNRNRPEKN, from the coding sequence ATGTGGCCTGTGCTTTGGACTGTGGTGAGTACCTATGCTCCCTATGTCACCTTTCCCGTGGCCTTCGTGGTTGGGGCTCTGGGCTACCACCTGGAATGGTTCATCCGGGGGAAGGATCCCCAGCCTGTGGAGGAGGAGAAGAGCATCTCGGAGCGCCGGGAGGACCGCAAGCTGGATGAGCTGCTAGGCAAGGACCACACCCAGGTCGTGAGCCTTAAGGACAAGCTGGAACTTGCCCCTAAAGCTGTCCTGAACAGAAACCGCCCGGAGAAGAATTAA